The genomic interval CAACCATCTCGTGCTGAAAGTTGGCGGCAAGATGTTCGCAGTGGTTGCACTCGAACCGAGCGAAGTCTGGATTTCCTTCAAGTCCACTCCGGAAGAATTTGCCGAATTGACCGAGCGACCCAACATCATTCCAGCTCCGTATCTCGCGCGAAACCACTGGGTGGGACTGGAATCGCGGGACGCATTGACACATTTGGAACTGCGAGATTGTCTGCGACGCTCATATGAACTAGTGTTTGAAAAGCTGCCCAAAAAGGAACGAGAACGGCTGCAACATAGCCGGACACGGGCAAAGCGCAAAGCCGGAAAGGGATAGACTCTGCAACGCATTCTCACCACGCTCATCGTAATCCTGTGCCTCGCTGGAGTTTTCATTTCGGGAATGGTGCTGGGCGAGCACTATAACACCAAGCCTTCACCCTGCAGCATCAACGACCGATGGGACTGCGGCATCGTGAATCACAGTCCGTACGCGGTAGTGCACTTCAATGCCAGTCCTTATGCCGCGCTGCGTGAAGTTCCCGTGGCGCTGATCGGCATCCTCGGCTATGCCGTGCTGATTGCCGTTGCCGGTCGCTATCCCCGCATCACCCTCCTGCTTGCACTGATTGCTCTGATTTTCACTCTGCGCCTCACCTGGATCGAGTGGCGAGTCCTGGGCGTCTGGTGTATCTACTGCGTAAGTTCCCAGATCGTGATCGCCGTCATCTTCCTTTTATCGCTGATAGCAGCTCTGGTACGAAGGAAGCACGCCTGATCACAAGTCGGGGTTGAACCGCTCTCCAGTAGCTTTTCACCACGGAGCCACGGAGAACACAGAGAAGACATTTGTTTGTCTCCGTGTTCTCTGTGGCTCCGTGGTGAACTGAAGCCGCGCCGCAGGGAAATTTCGCTAAAAAGTGCTATCCGGTCCGCCGTGAGATTCGCGACATGATTCACATCTCGTGCCTTAACAATAATTTGCGAGCAAGCAGAACGACGTTCGGTGTGCATTTTAACCATGGCGTTAACGCCGAATTTTCCACGGCGTTAACCCCGAGATTTCCACGGCGTTAACGCCCTTTTTTCCACGGCGTTAACGCCAGCCTCTCGTGGCGTTAACCCCATGACCGCGATATGAGAATTGCTGCGTGGTGAGTTCGAACATTTGCGTGATCTCATCCGATCCCATCGAATCCCATCCGATCTCATCAGATATCCCTTCGCTGCCGGTGAGATATCCCATGGCCAGGGAATCAGATATCTGACGGCTGATCTCATGGACCTCATGCGATCTCATCAAGTGCGTTGAAATCTCATGTTTGAGCAGGCGTCCAGCACTCCGTACTCCACAGACAGGAGCCCCGCCTGAAGGAGACGCGAGCGCGACCTGTGTGCCGCTTTCCATTCCGCCCTCCCTACTCCTGTGCTATGACGAAATCGGGCGAAAGTCAAGCGAAATCGGTACGGGCTTCCTTGTACCATATTGGGAATTTCCTTTTAATCCGAAGTTCGAGCGCAGGCATTCGAAATGCATTTGTGGATGCAGACAGCGAGCTCTCGAACGTCCTGGCCCACGGTGGTGGAGCAGTGGCCAGAGTCGGCGG from Terriglobales bacterium carries:
- a CDS encoding vitamin K epoxide reductase family protein codes for the protein MCLAGVFISGMVLGEHYNTKPSPCSINDRWDCGIVNHSPYAVVHFNASPYAALREVPVALIGILGYAVLIAVAGRYPRITLLLALIALIFTLRLTWIEWRVLGVWCIYCVSSQIVIAVIFLLSLIAALVRRKHA
- a CDS encoding MmcQ/YjbR family DNA-binding protein, with the protein product MTTDSVREFCISLPHATEQIQWGNHLVLKVGGKMFAVVALEPSEVWISFKSTPEEFAELTERPNIIPAPYLARNHWVGLESRDALTHLELRDCLRRSYELVFEKLPKKERERLQHSRTRAKRKAGKG